A region from the Nocardioides coralli genome encodes:
- a CDS encoding carbohydrate ABC transporter permease, with product MNPVRRQQAVAAWVLALPFMALFLVFTAGPVLASLGMSFTDLRSTDIRTPFAVEFVGLDNYTQLLADPVFRKVTVNTLFYLLLGVPLTMAVALTVAVALNHLQRAKGFFRVGFYLPVVTSIVAVSVVWKFLLRDEGGLVNTVIAWFGVDGPGWLDSTTTALPSLVVMSVWRNFGTLMVIFLAALQTVPRELLEAAESDGASAWSRFRHVTLPLLRPTLLFGAVITSIGYLQFFEEAFVMTKGGPLNSTRSVTFFTFDQWGFGNYSLGAAAAYLLFLAIVLLTWLQFRLLRDKD from the coding sequence GTGAACCCGGTACGCCGGCAGCAGGCCGTCGCGGCCTGGGTCCTGGCGCTGCCGTTCATGGCGCTCTTCCTGGTGTTCACCGCCGGGCCCGTGCTCGCGAGCCTCGGGATGAGCTTCACCGACCTGCGCAGCACCGACATCCGCACGCCGTTCGCCGTGGAGTTCGTCGGCCTCGACAACTACACCCAGCTTCTCGCCGACCCCGTCTTCCGCAAGGTCACCGTCAACACCCTCTTCTACCTGCTCCTCGGGGTGCCGCTGACGATGGCGGTTGCGCTGACCGTCGCCGTGGCCCTCAACCACCTCCAGCGTGCCAAGGGCTTCTTCCGCGTCGGCTTCTACCTGCCCGTGGTGACCAGCATCGTCGCCGTGTCGGTGGTGTGGAAGTTCCTGCTGCGCGACGAGGGCGGCCTCGTCAACACCGTCATCGCCTGGTTCGGCGTCGACGGCCCCGGCTGGCTCGACAGCACCACCACGGCGCTGCCGTCGCTGGTCGTGATGTCGGTGTGGCGCAACTTCGGCACGCTCATGGTGATCTTCCTGGCGGCCCTGCAGACCGTCCCACGGGAGCTACTCGAGGCCGCGGAGAGCGACGGCGCCAGCGCCTGGTCGCGGTTCCGCCACGTCACGCTGCCGCTGCTGCGGCCGACCCTGCTCTTCGGCGCCGTCATCACCAGCATCGGCTACCTGCAGTTCTTCGAGGAGGCCTTCGTCATGACGAAGGGCGGCCCGTTGAACTCGACCCGATCGGTCACGTTCTTCACCTTCGACCAGTGGGGCTTCGGCAACTACTCCCTGGGAGCGGCCGCCGCCTACCTGCTGTTCCTCGCCATCGTGCTCCTGACCTGGCTGCAGTTCCGGCTGCTCCGCGACAAGGACTGA
- a CDS encoding LacI family DNA-binding transcriptional regulator: MPRSTIRDVARHAGVSIATVSRVMRDSAAVRPDTRDRVIDAARELEFVPSQLGRQLAERRYAANGIVFPDLSGPYYAEVVLGYENVAAELRRSVLILSTQGRPDADLAVREMADRCDGLVVLGRTVSDEVVEQLAARGTRIVLVARPPIGEIDSVNADNRDSAVALGEHLVAGGARSITFVGDPDTSPDVAERWEGLKRAAGATGAVVDLVPVDDLGEHAGAAAASRLLDRQDTTPLPDALACANDELALGLLHRLREAGVDVPGEVQVSGWDDVMAARYADLTTVRQPMRELGATAARALDAVITGGRVGPVHELLPTQLVVRGSTAVRPDTP, from the coding sequence GTGCCGCGCAGCACCATCCGCGACGTCGCCCGTCACGCGGGCGTCTCGATCGCGACGGTCTCGCGGGTGATGCGGGACTCGGCTGCGGTGCGCCCCGACACCCGGGACCGGGTGATCGACGCGGCCCGCGAGCTCGAGTTCGTCCCCAGCCAGCTAGGCCGCCAGCTCGCCGAGCGCCGCTACGCCGCCAACGGCATCGTCTTCCCCGACCTGTCCGGCCCCTACTACGCGGAGGTGGTCCTGGGCTACGAGAACGTCGCCGCCGAGCTGCGGCGCTCGGTCCTCATCCTCTCCACCCAGGGTCGCCCGGATGCCGACCTGGCCGTCCGCGAGATGGCAGACCGCTGCGACGGCCTGGTCGTGCTCGGTCGTACCGTCAGCGACGAGGTCGTGGAGCAGCTGGCGGCGCGGGGGACCCGCATCGTGCTGGTCGCCCGGCCACCCATCGGCGAGATCGACTCCGTCAACGCCGACAACCGCGACAGCGCGGTCGCGCTCGGTGAGCACCTCGTGGCCGGCGGGGCGCGCAGCATCACCTTCGTCGGCGACCCGGACACCTCGCCGGACGTCGCCGAGCGCTGGGAGGGGTTGAAGCGCGCCGCCGGGGCCACCGGAGCCGTCGTCGACCTGGTCCCCGTCGACGACCTCGGCGAGCATGCCGGCGCCGCCGCAGCCTCCCGGCTGCTCGATCGCCAGGACACCACCCCCTTGCCCGACGCGCTGGCGTGCGCCAACGACGAGCTGGCCCTGGGGCTGCTCCACCGGCTCCGCGAAGCCGGCGTCGACGTCCCGGGGGAGGTCCAGGTCAGCGGGTGGGACGACGTCATGGCAGCCCGCTACGCCGACCTCACCACCGTCCGCCAGCCGATGCGCGAGCTCGGTGCGACCGCCGCCCGTGCCCTGGACGCGGTCATCACCGGCGGCCGGGTCGGACCGGTCCACGAGCTCCTGCCGACCCAGCTGGTGGTCCGCGGGTCGACCGCGGTCCGCCCCGACACCCCCTGA
- a CDS encoding carbohydrate ABC transporter permease has translation MSQTLDPATAAGTTSAAEPEHVPQRRPKSREGNLRTPGWLYGVMAAGLVLVVIPFVWMVISSFKSEGEVMAVPPTWWPENPTLSNYEQLFSRLDFPTYFANSAIVAGTVAAGNMVFCAMLGYALAKLDFPGKRLVFGLVLGTLMVPGVVTFIPLFVLTVNIGLANSLTGMILPFLAGPFGVFLMRQFILSLPDELIQAARVDGAGELRIFFSVILPLCWPALATLGVLTFLAQWNNFLWPLVIASDEDKYTLPVALALFAIGQNSTKYGLLLAGSVVVVVPVLLVFLALQRRIMEGIAMTGIK, from the coding sequence ATGAGCCAGACCCTCGACCCCGCCACCGCCGCCGGCACGACGTCCGCGGCCGAGCCCGAGCACGTCCCCCAGCGGCGGCCGAAGTCCCGGGAGGGCAACCTGCGCACCCCCGGCTGGCTGTACGGCGTGATGGCCGCCGGCCTGGTGCTGGTCGTGATCCCGTTCGTCTGGATGGTCATCTCCTCGTTCAAGTCCGAGGGCGAGGTCATGGCCGTCCCGCCGACCTGGTGGCCGGAGAACCCCACGCTCTCGAACTACGAGCAGCTCTTCAGCAGGCTCGACTTCCCGACGTACTTCGCGAACTCCGCGATCGTGGCGGGCACCGTGGCCGCGGGCAACATGGTCTTCTGCGCGATGCTCGGCTATGCGCTGGCCAAGCTCGACTTCCCCGGCAAGCGGCTGGTCTTCGGGCTCGTGCTCGGGACGCTCATGGTCCCCGGCGTGGTGACCTTCATCCCGCTCTTCGTGCTGACGGTCAACATCGGGCTCGCCAACTCGCTCACCGGCATGATCCTGCCCTTCCTGGCCGGCCCGTTCGGCGTCTTCCTCATGCGCCAGTTCATCCTCAGCCTGCCGGACGAGCTGATCCAGGCAGCCCGCGTCGACGGCGCGGGGGAGCTGCGCATCTTCTTCTCCGTGATCCTGCCGCTGTGCTGGCCGGCCCTGGCCACGCTCGGCGTCCTCACCTTCCTGGCGCAGTGGAACAACTTCCTCTGGCCGCTGGTGATCGCATCGGACGAGGACAAGTACACGCTCCCGGTCGCGCTGGCACTCTTCGCGATCGGCCAGAACTCCACGAAGTACGGCCTGCTGCTCGCGGGCTCGGTCGTCGTGGTGGTGCCGGTGCTCCTCGTGTTCCTGGCGCTGCAGCGCCGGATCATGGAGGGCATCGCGATGACCGGCATCAAGTAG
- a CDS encoding sugar ABC transporter substrate-binding protein, giving the protein MRSRRTASVLATLTAASLVLTACGRDDAGAGSEAQSEEIGSGAAEGTIEVWAMGTEGEALQDFSAAFEEANPDATVEVTAVPWESAHDKISGAIASGETPDVSLIGTTWMGEFAEAGGLMPTPENLVDEADFYPGPWASTEVGGTSYGVPWYVETRVLYYRKDLAEKVGWDQAPQTWDELKTFAQDLEDKAGVEYGINLPPGQTGSWQTMMPFAWSNGASLTNEDGTEYTIDSPEMAEALEFYKTFFDEGLSPTRLLDAGELESGFAKDTFGSFISGPWHIGLIEEQGLTEEQFAVAPLPGPDGAPGNSFVGGGDLAVFQDAENPEAAWKYVKWLTEAETQQAWYEEVNGLPAVPAAWQSGDLAEDEQLQVFGQQLESASAPPAVPTWEQVAASIDGLVEQVTKGDLAPEEAVTQMQSEASSIGTGL; this is encoded by the coding sequence ATGAGATCCCGACGGACCGCCAGCGTGCTGGCAACCCTGACCGCGGCCTCCCTGGTCCTCACGGCCTGCGGCCGCGACGACGCCGGCGCCGGCAGCGAGGCACAGAGCGAGGAGATCGGTTCCGGCGCCGCCGAGGGCACGATCGAGGTGTGGGCGATGGGCACCGAGGGCGAGGCGCTGCAGGACTTCTCGGCCGCCTTCGAGGAGGCCAACCCCGACGCGACCGTCGAGGTCACCGCAGTGCCCTGGGAGTCCGCTCACGACAAGATCTCCGGGGCGATCGCCAGCGGCGAGACCCCGGACGTGAGCCTCATCGGCACCACGTGGATGGGTGAGTTCGCCGAGGCCGGCGGCCTGATGCCCACGCCGGAGAACCTGGTGGACGAGGCCGACTTCTACCCCGGTCCGTGGGCCTCCACCGAGGTGGGCGGCACGTCCTACGGCGTTCCCTGGTACGTCGAGACCCGGGTCCTCTACTACCGCAAGGACCTCGCCGAGAAGGTCGGCTGGGACCAGGCCCCCCAGACCTGGGACGAGCTGAAGACCTTCGCCCAGGACCTCGAGGACAAGGCGGGCGTGGAGTACGGCATCAACCTGCCGCCGGGCCAGACCGGCTCGTGGCAGACGATGATGCCGTTCGCGTGGTCCAACGGCGCCAGCCTCACCAACGAGGACGGCACCGAGTACACCATCGACAGCCCCGAGATGGCCGAGGCGCTGGAGTTCTACAAGACCTTCTTCGACGAGGGCCTCTCCCCGACGCGGCTGCTCGACGCCGGTGAGCTGGAGAGCGGGTTCGCCAAGGACACCTTCGGCTCCTTCATCTCCGGCCCCTGGCACATCGGCCTGATCGAGGAGCAGGGCCTCACGGAGGAGCAGTTCGCCGTGGCGCCGTTGCCGGGCCCGGACGGCGCCCCCGGCAACTCGTTCGTGGGCGGCGGTGACCTCGCGGTCTTCCAGGACGCCGAGAACCCCGAGGCCGCCTGGAAGTACGTCAAGTGGCTGACCGAGGCGGAGACCCAGCAGGCCTGGTACGAGGAGGTCAACGGTCTTCCGGCCGTGCCGGCCGCGTGGCAGTCGGGCGACCTCGCCGAGGACGAGCAGCTGCAGGTCTTCGGTCAGCAGCTCGAGAGCGCGTCGGCACCGCCGGCGGTCCCGACCTGGGAGCAGGTCGCTGCCTCCATCGACGGTCTCGTGGAGCAGGTCACCAAGGGTGACCTCGCCCCGGAGGAAGCCGTGACGCAGATGCAGTCCGAGGCCTCGTCGATCGGCACCGGGCTCTGA